A single window of Parabacteroides sp. FAFU027 DNA harbors:
- a CDS encoding glycoside hydrolase family 28 protein, with translation MKKYIVLILSLVALQLQASPFYNVKDYGAKGDGKTIDSPAINKAIETAAQSGGGTVIFPAGTYASYSVRLKSNITLQIEAGATLLAAYPENGIGYDAAEPNDFNKFQDFGHSHWQNSLIWGENLENITICGQGLINGYGLTRGESRLPGVGNKAVSLKLCRNVVMRDLKMLNCGHFALLATGVDNMTIDNLLIDTNRDGLDIDCCRNVRVSNCSVNSPWDDAIVLKASYGLGFFRDTENVTITNCYVSGYDRGSVLNGTFQRDEPQAPDQGLVTGRIKCGTESSGGFRNIAISNCVFERCRGFALETVDGGVLEDIVVSNLTMRDIVNSPIFLRLGARLRSPEGTPVGRMKRITIDNVNVYNADSRYGCLISGLPGHYIEDVKLSNIRILYKGGGTAEQAKLTPPESEKLYPEPWMFGIIPSSSFYIRHAKNIEVKDVEVSFMQPDYRPSIQLDDVKGSRFNNVRINQPEAPKKFAVINSDEPAIRN, from the coding sequence ATGAAAAAATATATCGTATTAATACTTTCTTTGGTTGCTTTGCAACTTCAGGCCTCTCCTTTTTACAACGTAAAAGATTACGGGGCAAAAGGGGATGGCAAGACCATCGATTCCCCGGCCATCAACAAAGCCATCGAAACCGCAGCGCAGTCGGGTGGGGGAACGGTCATATTTCCTGCCGGCACTTACGCCAGCTATTCTGTTCGTCTGAAAAGCAACATCACGCTGCAAATCGAAGCCGGTGCGACATTATTGGCTGCTTATCCTGAGAATGGCATTGGTTACGATGCTGCCGAGCCGAATGACTTCAATAAGTTCCAGGATTTCGGTCACAGCCACTGGCAAAACAGTCTGATCTGGGGTGAAAATCTGGAGAATATCACGATCTGCGGACAAGGACTTATCAACGGTTACGGCCTGACCCGTGGCGAAAGCCGTCTGCCGGGTGTGGGAAACAAAGCGGTAAGCCTGAAGCTTTGCCGCAACGTAGTGATGCGCGACCTGAAGATGCTGAATTGCGGACACTTTGCCCTGTTGGCAACCGGTGTGGATAATATGACCATCGATAATCTGCTGATCGATACCAATCGCGACGGACTCGATATCGACTGCTGCCGCAATGTGCGTGTCTCGAATTGCTCGGTCAATTCTCCCTGGGACGATGCGATTGTGTTGAAGGCAAGTTACGGTCTCGGATTTTTCCGTGATACCGAGAATGTGACAATTACCAACTGCTACGTGAGCGGATATGACCGCGGTTCGGTGTTAAATGGAACATTCCAGCGCGATGAACCGCAGGCACCTGACCAGGGATTAGTGACCGGTCGCATCAAATGCGGAACGGAATCGAGCGGTGGTTTCCGCAATATTGCCATTTCGAATTGTGTTTTCGAGCGTTGTCGCGGATTTGCCCTTGAAACCGTTGATGGTGGTGTGCTCGAAGATATTGTTGTGAGCAATCTGACCATGCGCGATATTGTCAACTCTCCGATTTTTCTTCGTTTAGGAGCCCGTCTTCGCAGCCCTGAAGGAACTCCGGTCGGTCGCATGAAGCGCATTACCATTGATAATGTCAACGTTTATAATGCCGATTCGCGTTACGGCTGTCTCATCAGCGGATTGCCAGGCCATTACATCGAAGATGTGAAATTGAGCAACATCCGCATCCTTTACAAAGGCGGAGGTACTGCCGAGCAGGCCAAACTGACTCCTCCCGAAAGCGAAAAGCTCTATCCGGAGCCGTGGATGTTTGGCATCATTCCTTCGTCTTCTTTCTATATCCGACACGCTAAGAACATAGAGGTAAAAGATGTTGAAGTCAGCTTTATGCAGCCCGACTATCGTCCGTCTATTCAGTTGGATGATGTGAAAGGTTCGCGATTCAACAACGTCCGCATCAATCAACCTGAAGCACCAAAGAAATTCGCAGTAATCAACAGCGACGAACCCGCTATTAGGAATTGA
- a CDS encoding PKD domain-containing protein: MKTKLFILLLLLSLTAAAQPPHPDAEFKVFQFPVNQIPRIDGDDSDWAIVPESYVVGTKDMWDDTGVHKQADVSTPDIRVKVGWVKGENRLYFLYDATDNYWDFSRPGLEADIFELVVDADRSGGPLINRFHPLKDKGVDSWEAFFSMHGVHAQNYHIFTPAVEKDWCMVWGCQSWIKQLPYANAAYRFNFKPGEKGRLMLEFFITPFDYAGTEPARSVPSVLKENKKIGMSWAVIDFDDVNSKDKNGFWNLSSQHTMYGQADYLRTFRLMPPEPAFSKKIEAKWSFTILDMERRLVAFKDESVGEIKSRHWDFGDGTVSDEQHPQHIYKEAGHYIVTLSVEGVGGKSKLTKVWDVTVR, from the coding sequence TTGAAAACGAAATTATTCATCCTTCTGCTGCTCCTCAGCCTGACCGCTGCAGCGCAGCCACCGCATCCGGATGCTGAATTCAAAGTCTTTCAGTTTCCGGTCAATCAGATTCCGCGCATTGACGGGGATGATTCCGATTGGGCTATAGTGCCTGAGTCGTATGTGGTGGGTACGAAGGATATGTGGGACGATACGGGTGTGCATAAACAAGCCGATGTTTCCACGCCTGATATTCGGGTGAAGGTTGGTTGGGTAAAAGGGGAGAACCGCCTCTATTTCCTCTACGATGCCACGGACAATTACTGGGACTTTTCCCGTCCGGGTCTCGAAGCTGATATTTTCGAACTGGTCGTTGATGCCGATCGTTCGGGCGGACCGCTCATCAACCGTTTTCATCCGTTGAAGGATAAAGGCGTCGATTCGTGGGAGGCTTTTTTCTCGATGCACGGCGTTCATGCGCAGAACTACCACATTTTCACACCGGCTGTTGAGAAAGATTGGTGCATGGTGTGGGGATGCCAGTCCTGGATTAAGCAGTTGCCTTATGCCAATGCGGCTTACAGATTCAACTTTAAGCCGGGCGAAAAAGGACGACTGATGCTGGAGTTTTTCATTACCCCGTTTGATTACGCGGGAACGGAACCGGCCCGTTCGGTGCCTTCTGTTTTGAAGGAAAACAAGAAAATCGGCATGAGTTGGGCGGTGATTGATTTTGACGATGTGAATTCGAAAGATAAAAACGGTTTCTGGAATCTCTCTTCGCAACACACCATGTACGGACAGGCTGATTACCTGCGGACATTTCGTCTGATGCCGCCGGAGCCAGCATTTTCCAAAAAGATAGAAGCGAAATGGAGCTTTACCATATTGGATATGGAACGCCGGTTGGTGGCATTCAAAGATGAATCGGTCGGCGAAATCAAATCCCGGCATTGGGATTTCGGTGACGGAACTGTTTCAGATGAACAACATCCGCAGCATATTTACAAAGAGGCGGGACATTATATCGTGACGCTTTCGGTGGAAGGCGTTGGCGGCAAGTCGAAACTGACTAAAGTGTGGGATGTGACGGTGCGATGA
- a CDS encoding DUF4450 domain-containing protein, protein MRKIASLLCLLVVSISCLKAQGKPTPITLKTQNPTSQIVAGKVPQFSFLFPEMAGTLRLGIISGNESRWPEQLKSNTFSNKNGFLIYEYKDVLLGKGTLRVKSVPTTVSDGLVLEVSAENAPEGLQLFWACGAASGKTIAANEAGLKPEYCKDNVFVVERNDVTIFYGESMKLKTINLLFPVETESILSDAHQQTSPLAFFKSGKKTDAPALTGKFSLVPNKKYYICIYRQTKEADYNYSHLEGVFNKAIQK, encoded by the coding sequence ATGAGAAAAATAGCGTCATTGCTGTGTCTTTTAGTTGTTTCTATATCTTGCCTGAAAGCTCAGGGCAAGCCCACTCCGATTACTCTCAAAACACAAAATCCAACCTCTCAAATTGTTGCAGGAAAAGTTCCGCAATTCTCTTTTCTATTTCCTGAAATGGCGGGAACGCTTCGTCTCGGTATTATTTCGGGAAATGAGAGCCGTTGGCCGGAGCAACTTAAGTCGAATACATTTTCCAATAAAAACGGTTTTCTCATTTACGAATACAAGGATGTGTTGCTGGGTAAAGGCACACTTCGTGTAAAATCAGTTCCAACGACCGTTTCCGATGGGTTGGTTCTCGAGGTTTCTGCTGAGAATGCGCCCGAAGGGTTGCAACTCTTCTGGGCTTGCGGAGCTGCTTCCGGAAAAACAATCGCTGCGAATGAAGCGGGTCTGAAACCCGAATATTGCAAAGACAACGTTTTCGTCGTGGAGCGTAACGACGTGACCATCTTTTACGGTGAAAGCATGAAGTTGAAGACCATCAACCTGCTCTTCCCGGTGGAAACCGAAAGCATCCTTTCCGATGCTCACCAGCAAACTTCTCCGCTGGCATTTTTCAAAAGCGGAAAGAAGACCGATGCGCCTGCCCTGACCGGCAAATTTTCTCTTGTTCCGAATAAAAAATATTACATCTGCATCTATCGTCAGACGAAGGAGGCGGACTATAATTACTCGCATTTGGAAGGGGTTTTTAATAAAGCGATTCAAAAATAG
- a CDS encoding rhamnogalacturonan acetylesterase — protein MRVFKMSFFAALMLMFSVSVAAQNAEQPKAEQQGKSKITGEDALGLKSGADPKKAPQGKKAGYTRKKGRPVVFVIGDSTVKNGKDDGSNSQWGWGHFLSDFLDTTKVSVENHALGGRSSRTFQGEGLWEKVLSAVQKGDYVLMQFGHNDMGPLNTGRARAVLKGNGDQDTTVVMEATGKPETIHTFGWYMRKLAKDTKAKKATPIMLSHIPRNMFTSLDSTTVIRNSDGLGKWTKEAAAQEKAFFIDLNDMIATKYEKMGKDSIQLMFYGDHTHTSKAGAILNAKTVAEGIRNLKGCGLSKALKQ, from the coding sequence ATGAGGGTATTTAAGATGAGCTTTTTTGCCGCGCTGATGTTGATGTTTTCAGTTTCGGTAGCCGCTCAGAATGCAGAACAGCCAAAAGCTGAACAACAAGGTAAAAGTAAAATCACAGGTGAAGACGCTTTAGGATTGAAATCCGGTGCTGACCCCAAGAAAGCTCCGCAAGGTAAGAAAGCAGGCTACACGCGCAAGAAAGGCCGTCCGGTGGTTTTTGTAATCGGTGATTCGACCGTGAAAAACGGTAAAGATGACGGTAGCAATAGCCAGTGGGGATGGGGACACTTCCTGTCGGATTTTCTGGATACAACAAAAGTATCCGTGGAAAACCACGCATTGGGTGGCCGCAGTAGCCGTACCTTTCAGGGTGAAGGCCTTTGGGAAAAAGTGCTTTCGGCTGTACAAAAGGGCGATTATGTGCTGATGCAATTCGGACATAACGATATGGGACCGTTGAATACCGGTCGTGCCCGCGCGGTGCTTAAAGGCAACGGCGACCAGGACACTACTGTGGTCATGGAAGCTACCGGAAAGCCAGAAACTATTCATACCTTCGGTTGGTACATGCGTAAATTAGCCAAAGATACCAAAGCAAAAAAAGCAACCCCGATCATGTTGTCGCACATTCCGCGTAACATGTTTACCTCATTGGACAGCACCACCGTTATCCGCAACTCTGACGGTCTGGGTAAATGGACCAAAGAGGCCGCTGCTCAGGAAAAAGCGTTCTTCATTGACCTGAACGATATGATTGCCACAAAATATGAGAAAATGGGCAAGGATTCTATTCAGTTGATGTTTTACGGAGACCACACTCATACCTCAAAAGCCGGAGCTATCCTCAATGCAAAAACAGTTGCAGAAGGGATTCGTAATCTGAAAGGATGCGGCTTAAGCAAAGCGCTTAAACAGTAA
- a CDS encoding glycoside hydrolase family 28 protein: MKKSLLFWLVLFSTTCLVAGKRESILKVYPSLTWIKEVGAKEFPKVKKIYSVAKYGAVGDGKTLNTKAIQAAIDECARNGGGIVTFPAGEYLTGSIFLKNGVNLRVDKNVTLLGSQNLEDYPELLTRVAGIEMVWPAGLINVMNASKAAVTGKGTVHAQGKPFWDKYWTMRKDYEARGLRWIVDYDCKRPRTLVVANSENVTISGLTFKQSGFWTIQLLYSNKCTVHGVTILNNVDGHGPSTDGVDIDSSSRILVENSYIDCNDDNFCLKSGRDADGLRVNRPTEYVVIRNCVSGAGGGLFTCGSETSGGIRNIAAYNLKAAGTGVGLRLKSAMTRGGVTENIYIHNVEMADVGTAIETSLNWNPTYSYSTLPAEYEGKEIPCHWKVMLEKVEPESLGVPTFRNVYMSNIHASNAKQALVAAGANNSLLTNFHFRDIEIHTNKPGSIVYAKDWEITNFVFSDTTRIKLEKCENVVFE, encoded by the coding sequence GTCTTGTGGCAGGCAAGCGCGAATCCATATTGAAGGTATATCCTTCATTGACCTGGATAAAAGAGGTTGGTGCGAAGGAATTTCCCAAAGTGAAAAAGATATATTCCGTTGCAAAATACGGAGCGGTAGGAGACGGAAAGACCCTAAATACAAAAGCAATCCAGGCGGCCATTGACGAATGTGCCCGGAATGGCGGAGGTATAGTTACTTTTCCTGCCGGGGAATATCTGACCGGTTCGATTTTTCTGAAAAACGGAGTAAATCTCCGCGTTGATAAAAATGTAACACTGCTCGGAAGCCAAAACCTGGAGGATTATCCCGAATTGCTGACCCGTGTAGCGGGTATCGAGATGGTTTGGCCGGCAGGATTGATTAATGTGATGAATGCAAGTAAAGCGGCTGTTACCGGTAAAGGAACCGTTCATGCTCAGGGTAAGCCTTTCTGGGATAAATACTGGACAATGCGCAAGGATTACGAGGCTAGAGGATTACGCTGGATTGTCGATTACGATTGCAAACGTCCGCGTACCCTTGTCGTGGCTAATTCTGAAAATGTAACAATTTCGGGTCTGACATTTAAACAATCCGGCTTTTGGACAATCCAACTACTTTATTCCAATAAATGTACCGTTCATGGCGTGACTATTCTCAATAATGTTGATGGTCATGGACCAAGTACCGATGGTGTCGATATAGACTCATCCAGTCGTATTTTGGTAGAGAACAGCTATATTGATTGCAATGATGATAATTTCTGTCTCAAATCCGGTCGTGATGCCGATGGTCTTCGGGTAAACCGACCGACAGAATATGTGGTGATTCGCAATTGCGTTTCGGGTGCGGGCGGTGGTTTGTTTACCTGCGGTAGCGAAACTTCCGGCGGAATTCGTAATATTGCGGCCTATAACCTGAAAGCAGCAGGTACCGGTGTAGGGTTGCGTCTGAAATCGGCAATGACACGGGGCGGTGTTACCGAGAATATTTATATCCACAACGTGGAAATGGCCGATGTGGGTACAGCCATCGAGACATCACTTAACTGGAATCCAACCTACAGCTATTCGACTCTTCCGGCTGAATACGAAGGGAAGGAGATTCCCTGCCACTGGAAGGTGATGTTGGAAAAGGTAGAACCAGAGTCGTTGGGAGTTCCAACTTTCCGCAATGTCTATATGTCAAATATTCATGCCAGCAATGCGAAGCAAGCACTGGTCGCGGCAGGCGCTAATAATTCCCTGCTGACCAACTTCCATTTCAGGGATATTGAGATTCACACCAATAAACCCGGAAGTATAGTGTATGCAAAAGATTGGGAGATAACTAACTTTGTATTCTCGGATACCACCAGAATAAAGCTGGAGAAATGCGAGAATGTCGTATTTGAATAA